A genomic region of Caulobacter sp. NIBR2454 contains the following coding sequences:
- the nadC gene encoding carboxylating nicotinate-nucleotide diphosphorylase: protein MIAPLPDVLIEPIVRAALAEDLGRAGDVTAMATIDADARLSATFGLRKDGHIAGLACARLAVLAMDPTATFEALVEDGTAAKAGAVLARVESNARALLSAERTALNLLCRLSGVATLTSAYVAAVEGTKARIVDTRKTTPGLRALEKYAVRCGGGVNHRFGLDDAILIKDNHVAACGSVGEAVRRARAFAGHLMKVEVEIDRLDQLEDALAHGPDVVMLDNFTLDDLRAAVSQAKGRAVLEASGGVNLSTVRAIAETGVDVISVGALTHSAPVLDIGLDA from the coding sequence ATGATCGCCCCGCTTCCCGATGTCCTGATCGAACCTATCGTCCGCGCCGCCTTGGCCGAGGACCTGGGCCGGGCGGGCGACGTCACCGCCATGGCGACCATCGACGCCGACGCCCGCCTGTCGGCCACCTTCGGCCTGCGCAAGGACGGCCATATCGCCGGCCTGGCCTGCGCGCGCCTCGCCGTCCTGGCCATGGACCCGACGGCGACCTTCGAGGCGCTGGTCGAGGACGGGACCGCCGCCAAGGCCGGCGCTGTCCTTGCCCGGGTCGAGTCCAACGCCCGCGCCCTGCTGTCGGCCGAGCGCACGGCTCTGAACCTGCTATGCCGGCTGTCCGGCGTCGCCACCCTGACCTCAGCCTATGTGGCGGCTGTCGAAGGGACGAAAGCCCGCATCGTCGACACCCGCAAGACAACGCCGGGCCTGCGCGCGCTGGAGAAGTACGCCGTTCGCTGCGGCGGCGGCGTCAACCACCGCTTCGGCCTGGATGACGCCATCCTGATCAAGGACAACCACGTGGCCGCCTGCGGCTCGGTGGGCGAGGCCGTCCGCCGCGCCCGTGCGTTCGCCGGCCACCTGATGAAGGTGGAAGTCGAGATCGACCGCCTGGATCAGCTGGAGGACGCCTTGGCCCACGGCCCGGACGTGGTCATGCTCGACAACTTCACCCTGGATGACCTACGCGCCGCTGTGTCCCAGGCTAAGGGTCGCGCGGTGCTTGAAGCGTCCGGCGGCGTGAACCTCTCCACCGTCCGCGCCATCGCGGAAACGGGAGTGGATGTGATCAGCGTCGGCGCCCTCACCCACTCGGCGCCGGTCCTGGATATCGGACTGGACGCTTAG
- a CDS encoding acyltransferase family protein: MNASVASAPKVSPAVRGGALDALRFLAALLIVLYHFGSEGPWKLWRVHPVFARGFLATDFFLLLSGYVLGRAYGPQVLAGRVTALRFLLRRVMRVWPAHLIVLGVFAAAVALFNLTGTDAHSPTRFVWSDLPLQALLIHAWHVFEGGDGWNLPSWSLSALIVCYAAFPFLWRGVASVRWAFLLPAIGIAGVLAFAALSWKLFDRPLYDLPFNDGLFRAAPLFALGACLARAVELGWPSIPVARALLWGGVAVLVVLQMFGRFDFPSILCIAAIVLGAGRLPVSKPSKIIEEAAKLSFALFITHTFTGFLWFTAQHAAVRAVPIWLGVQWALWWLAFPAAMGVAWLFHKYVDQPLQDWLAPWLRGKPKVAETTPI, encoded by the coding sequence GTGAACGCGTCCGTCGCCAGCGCCCCCAAGGTCTCCCCCGCCGTTCGCGGCGGCGCGCTGGACGCCCTGCGTTTTCTCGCCGCCTTGCTGATCGTGCTCTACCACTTCGGGTCCGAGGGACCGTGGAAGCTTTGGCGGGTGCATCCGGTCTTCGCGCGGGGCTTTCTGGCCACCGATTTCTTCCTGCTGCTGTCCGGCTACGTCCTGGGGCGGGCCTATGGACCGCAGGTCCTGGCCGGGCGCGTGACGGCGCTTCGTTTCCTGCTTCGCCGGGTCATGCGGGTGTGGCCTGCGCATCTGATCGTCCTGGGCGTCTTCGCCGCGGCGGTGGCGCTGTTCAACTTGACCGGCACCGACGCGCACAGCCCGACGCGGTTCGTGTGGAGCGACCTGCCGCTGCAGGCCCTGCTCATCCACGCCTGGCATGTGTTCGAGGGCGGCGACGGCTGGAACCTGCCGAGCTGGTCGCTGTCGGCGCTGATCGTCTGTTACGCGGCCTTCCCGTTCCTGTGGCGGGGCGTGGCCAGCGTGCGGTGGGCGTTCCTGCTGCCCGCCATCGGGATCGCCGGCGTGCTGGCGTTCGCGGCCCTGTCCTGGAAGCTGTTCGATCGGCCGCTCTATGACCTGCCGTTCAATGACGGCCTGTTCCGCGCGGCGCCGCTTTTCGCCCTGGGCGCCTGCCTGGCGCGGGCGGTGGAGCTGGGCTGGCCATCCATACCCGTAGCCCGGGCCCTGTTGTGGGGCGGGGTGGCGGTGCTGGTGGTGCTGCAGATGTTCGGCCGCTTCGACTTCCCGTCGATCCTGTGCATCGCCGCCATCGTGCTGGGCGCCGGCCGCCTGCCGGTTAGCAAGCCGTCCAAGATCATCGAGGAGGCGGCGAAGCTCTCCTTCGCGCTGTTCATCACCCACACCTTCACCGGGTTCCTGTGGTTCACCGCCCAGCATGCGGCGGTACGGGCGGTGCCGATATGGCTGGGCGTGCAGTGGGCGCTGTGGTGGCTGGCCTTCCCGGCGGCGATGGGCGTGGCGTGGCTGTTCCACAAGTATGTGGATCAACCGCTTCAGGACTGGCTGGCGCCGTGGTTGAGGGGCAAGCCGAAGGTGGCGGAGACCACGCCAATCTAG